In a genomic window of Nyctibius grandis isolate bNycGra1 chromosome 4, bNycGra1.pri, whole genome shotgun sequence:
- the LOC137662924 gene encoding inositol 1,4,5-trisphosphate receptor-interacting protein-like 1, with the protein MQQRAEQLSQEMTRLLQNVEQGRQEQRSLELRSQEQSAFVWGALLFTALQTWQFWAVAGVLVLLFGFCRRLRKRSPEPDSSSKEERSSGNREQVEKEEEEDDNDANDMGRFLEQHIQWPFQNLATECQEVKDLVANFILISGCMLSKSFLLVLQPAIEMGRAFEGWSPREKDIIYRVLVPLKPPCGHTFHLELDTAGERPARNFCVRVELVCTCTREKLAGEIPCFLHHPQEELRRNQDPSLLHTLCTGSYLDVQKTADWFSRLVKVAWPVLPLSSKCSLKMLPSSRSCKFQVIKSNNESLTIEMMFGVQQGDSDIFASSQTTEATFTPSTMWSESYAVAEVKFFRHVARQAPHDSFHLKCLQLCAHILVGTGFSTSALKTVVMRLLTTRHLSDWRRRDFLPRLQEIMQHLCICVKEGRLDHFFFGNERVPEEIILPPHFRTAKPLNLFQHMAQDPIAHARALREFVEVRNRLTRLLMYGH; encoded by the coding sequence ATGCAGCAGCGTGCGGAGCAGCTGAGCCAGGAGATGACTCGGCTGCTGCAGAATGTGGagcaggggaggcaggagcagaggagccTGGAACTGAGGAGCCAGGAGCAGAGCGCCTTTGTCTGGGGAGCCCTGCTCTTTACTGCCTTGCAGACGTGGCAGTTCTGGGCCGTTGCTGGAGTCCTGGTCCTGCTCTTTGGGTTCTGCAGGCGGCTCAGGAAAAGGAGCCCTGagccagacagcagcagcaaggaggagagaTCCAGCGGCAACAGGGAGCaggtggagaaggaagaggaagaagacgACAATGATGCAAACGACATGGGAAGGTTTCTTGAGCAGCACATACAGTGGCCATTTCAGAACCTGGCCACAGAGTGCCAGGAGGTGAAGGACCTGGTAGCCAACTTCATCCTTATCTCCGGATGCATGTTGTCAAAGAGTTTCCTCCTGGTGCTGCAACCAGCCATCGAGATGGGCAGGGCATTCGAGGGTTGGAGTCCCCGTGAGAAAGACATCATCTACCGCGTGCTCGTGCCCCTGAAGCCCCCCTGTGGGCACACTTTCCACCTGGAGCTGGACACTGCGGGGGAGAGGCCGGCGAGGAACTTCTGCGTCCGCGTGGAGCTGGTGTGCACCTGCACGAGGGAGAAGCTGGCAGGGGAGATCCCGTGCTTCCTCCACCACCCTCAGGAGGAGCTGAGGAGGAATCAGGACCCCAGCCTCCTACACACCCTCTGCACCGGCTCCTACCTGGATGTGCAGAAAACTGCTGACTGGTTCAGTCGTTTGGTGAAAGTTGCCTGGCCGGTTTTGCCCCTGTCGTCCAAATGCTCTCTAAAGATGCTGCCCTCCAGCCGCTCCTGCAAATTCCAGGTGATAAAAAGCAACAATGAAAGCCTCACCATTGAGATGATGTTTGGGGTGCAGCAAGGTGACTCGGACATTTTTGCGAGCAGCCAGACTACAGAGGCCACCTTCACCCCAAGCACGATGTGGTCAGAGAGCTACGCTGTGGCAGAGGTGAAGTTCTTCAGGCATGTGGCCAGGCAGGCCCCACACGACAGCTTCCACCTCAAatgcctgcagctctgtgccCACATCCTAGTGGGCACAGGCTTTTCCACCTCTGCCTtgaagacagtggtgatgcgtCTCCTGACCACCAGACACCTGTCAGACTGGCGCAGGAGGGATTTCCTGCCGAGGCTGCAGGAGATCATGCAGCACCTATGCATCTGTGTGAAGGAGGGACGCCTCGACCACTTCTTCTTTGGCAATGAGAGGGTGCCTGAGGAGATTATCTTGCCCCCACACTTCCGAACGGCCAAACCGCTCAACCTCTTCCAGCACATGGCGCAGGATCCCATCGCCCACGCCAGGGCACTGCGTGAGTTCGTGGAGGTGCGAAATCGGCTCACAAGACTGCTGATGTATGGACACTGA